In the genome of Nitrospira japonica, one region contains:
- a CDS encoding TonB-dependent receptor, which produces MEDTYRRDRTHDDMRAFDGSRDRGNQHALVFFVIALTSFVAWSESAHAQGGTFTAQMPSVVDFNIPSQPLGNAVNAFADATGWQVSVPTDLAAGKVSPGVIGSHEALDALSRLLAGTGLTYRVTDVNAVTLVPGSSSDVAPAVVAAGAAATAGAVAAVDGSEEATQTAQKPIKVPEILVKDVRQRVTQELDNLPPEYAGGDVARGGRVGILGNKDIMDTPFTQMNYTSKIIQDQQARFLADVLKNDPSVQLGQPSATGFTNFAIRGFRQGDNDTLFNGLAIAPTFNGTMMTESIERVEVLRGPNAVLNGAAPFGSIGGMVNLVAKRAGEEALTQLTAQYMSDTQFGVHGDIGRRFGKHKEFGVRINGVYRNGDLPIDHSSRQSALATMGLDYRGDIVRLSADFGYQEQEIDGARRQFLVAPGLTALPEPPNTRTNANQPWELSHSRALYGTLRGEVDVTKYLTAFADFGITNDRRQSIISNRQISDSFGTLAATNTPFATAIENQIITFNAGLRGTFDTGPIHHQAVAAYTLFSRDNQNRQPSFTLPASNIYNPVLVPGPPASLPPSYGSMQKLSENDLYSAMLGDTLSILDERVQLTGGVRFQQIKTTNFNQATGAVASEYDESAPTPMVGLVVKPWQHVSLYGNYIEGLQQGPTAPATATNAGEVFAPFVSKGYEIGAKVDFGRIATTLAVFQITQPNAFVNPTTNVFGVDGEQRNRGVEFMVFGEVMEGLRVVGGTTYIDAELTKTQGGVNQGNKAAVTPFQLTAYGEWDMPFHKALTLTTRVAHGSSQYVNLANTQQVPEWTQWDLGARYWFKGLIGKPITIRAFLENVLNNNAWYGSFFAGQIFVRDPRTFLLSATFDF; this is translated from the coding sequence ATGGAGGATACCTACCGGAGGGACAGAACACACGATGACATGCGGGCGTTCGATGGGTCTAGGGATCGCGGGAACCAACACGCACTCGTCTTCTTTGTCATCGCACTGACGTCCTTCGTGGCATGGAGCGAATCGGCCCATGCACAAGGAGGAACCTTCACCGCTCAGATGCCCTCCGTCGTGGACTTCAACATTCCGTCACAACCGCTGGGCAACGCCGTCAATGCCTTTGCCGATGCGACAGGGTGGCAGGTCAGCGTGCCCACCGACCTTGCCGCCGGGAAAGTTTCTCCGGGTGTCATCGGATCTCATGAAGCGTTGGACGCACTGAGCCGGTTGCTTGCAGGAACCGGCCTGACGTATCGCGTGACGGATGTGAATGCCGTCACACTGGTGCCAGGTTCTTCTTCCGATGTCGCGCCAGCGGTGGTCGCGGCTGGCGCTGCCGCAACCGCCGGCGCCGTGGCCGCCGTTGATGGATCAGAGGAAGCGACTCAAACCGCACAGAAACCGATCAAAGTTCCGGAGATTCTGGTGAAGGACGTCAGGCAGCGAGTGACGCAGGAACTGGACAATCTGCCGCCCGAATATGCAGGCGGCGATGTCGCTCGCGGCGGCCGAGTGGGCATCCTTGGTAACAAGGACATCATGGATACGCCGTTCACCCAGATGAACTACACCTCGAAGATCATTCAGGACCAGCAGGCGCGGTTTCTTGCGGACGTCCTCAAAAACGATCCTTCCGTACAACTTGGCCAGCCGTCCGCGACGGGGTTTACAAATTTCGCGATTCGTGGATTCCGGCAGGGCGACAACGATACATTGTTCAATGGCCTGGCGATCGCCCCGACTTTCAATGGGACTATGATGACGGAGTCTATCGAGCGGGTCGAGGTCCTCAGAGGACCCAACGCCGTGCTCAATGGGGCCGCACCATTTGGAAGCATCGGAGGCATGGTGAACCTGGTAGCCAAACGCGCCGGCGAGGAAGCGCTAACCCAGCTCACGGCGCAGTATATGTCCGATACCCAATTTGGTGTGCATGGAGATATTGGCCGACGCTTTGGTAAGCATAAGGAGTTTGGCGTTCGCATCAATGGAGTGTACCGGAATGGGGATCTGCCTATCGACCACTCCTCGCGGCAATCGGCATTGGCAACTATGGGCTTGGATTACCGAGGCGACATCGTCCGTCTGTCGGCGGATTTCGGTTATCAGGAGCAGGAGATAGATGGTGCCCGACGGCAGTTCTTGGTGGCTCCCGGACTGACGGCACTGCCGGAGCCGCCCAATACCCGCACCAATGCCAACCAGCCATGGGAACTCAGTCACTCTCGTGCGCTGTACGGCACTCTGCGTGGCGAGGTTGATGTGACCAAGTACCTCACCGCCTTTGCCGACTTTGGCATCACAAATGATCGCCGACAAAGTATTATCTCCAATCGCCAGATTTCCGATTCCTTTGGCACATTGGCCGCGACGAATACTCCTTTTGCTACGGCGATTGAAAACCAGATCATAACGTTCAACGCCGGACTACGCGGAACCTTCGACACCGGACCTATTCATCACCAGGCTGTCGCGGCCTATACCCTGTTCTCACGAGACAATCAAAATCGTCAACCGTCTTTTACTCTTCCTGCTTCAAATATCTACAATCCCGTCTTAGTTCCAGGACCACCAGCGTCGTTACCGCCGAGTTACGGCAGCATGCAAAAACTTAGTGAAAATGATCTCTATAGCGCCATGCTCGGTGATACCCTCTCGATCCTCGATGAGCGCGTGCAACTAACCGGCGGAGTGCGCTTTCAACAGATCAAGACTACCAACTTCAATCAGGCGACGGGGGCCGTGGCCAGCGAGTATGATGAAAGCGCGCCCACGCCGATGGTCGGGCTGGTTGTGAAGCCATGGCAGCATGTCTCGCTCTATGGAAACTATATTGAGGGACTTCAGCAAGGCCCTACGGCTCCGGCGACTGCGACCAATGCCGGTGAAGTTTTCGCTCCGTTTGTGTCCAAAGGGTACGAAATCGGCGCCAAGGTGGACTTCGGTCGTATTGCCACTACTTTGGCCGTCTTTCAAATTACCCAGCCGAATGCGTTCGTCAATCCCACCACGAACGTCTTTGGCGTCGATGGTGAACAGCGTAATCGTGGTGTGGAGTTCATGGTTTTCGGTGAGGTGATGGAGGGGCTCCGCGTCGTTGGTGGCACGACCTATATCGACGCCGAATTGACCAAGACGCAAGGCGGCGTCAATCAGGGCAACAAAGCCGCGGTTACTCCCTTTCAATTGACCGCTTATGGCGAATGGGACATGCCCTTTCACAAGGCGCTCACTTTGACCACCCGTGTGGCACACGGATCCTCCCAATATGTAAATCTCGCTAATACCCAGCAGGTCCCTGAATGGACTCAATGGGACCTTGGAGCTCGGTACTGGTTCAAAGGGCTAATCGGCAAGCCGATCACAATTCGCGCATTTCTTGAGAATGTGCTCAATAACAACGCATGGTACGGGAGTTTTTTTGCCGGCCAGATCTTTGTGAGAGATCCTCGAACCTTTCTGCTCTCGGCCACGTTCGATTTCTAA
- a CDS encoding FecR family protein — MPTTNQSSSSGEGGLRAEAIAWVIRLRNQHLSPEERQAFDAWHAQSPIHAKMYKNVSEVWDDPELHGAAIEAARTEVPSTARPRPAISRWFGYGSAVAACAILMWMAAFEFDLITKWQADFSTVVGERRMIELPDHSMVMLNTDTAIAMAFDEQGRRIRLLKGEASFKVQSDPDRPFLVESTDTTTRAVGTEFIVRAGSMSDRVTVVEGTVEVANRRTDEQTKRLSAGFQVEMQTGRLGDPRPVDLYTVAAWRRGRLVVNGAPLEQVINDVRRYHPGMILLWNRDLASTQVTGTYNLEEPSKILALLTKTFPLRSVAVTDRFIVLY, encoded by the coding sequence ATGCCAACCACGAACCAATCATCGTCGTCAGGAGAGGGTGGACTTCGCGCCGAAGCCATCGCCTGGGTCATCCGTTTGCGGAACCAGCACCTGTCTCCAGAGGAGCGTCAGGCCTTCGATGCTTGGCATGCGCAAAGCCCCATCCACGCCAAAATGTACAAGAACGTATCCGAAGTCTGGGACGACCCCGAGTTGCATGGCGCGGCTATCGAAGCGGCACGAACGGAGGTGCCGAGTACGGCGAGGCCGCGGCCTGCCATCTCGCGATGGTTTGGGTACGGATCAGCCGTAGCTGCTTGCGCCATCCTGATGTGGATGGCCGCGTTCGAGTTCGATCTTATCACGAAATGGCAGGCGGACTTTTCCACCGTGGTCGGTGAGCGACGAATGATTGAATTGCCCGATCACTCCATGGTCATGCTTAATACGGATACGGCGATCGCCATGGCATTCGACGAGCAGGGGCGGCGGATTCGGTTGCTGAAAGGGGAGGCATCGTTCAAGGTGCAATCCGATCCTGACCGACCATTTTTGGTTGAAAGCACAGACACGACCACGCGGGCCGTCGGAACGGAATTCATCGTTCGAGCCGGCAGCATGAGCGATCGCGTCACGGTCGTCGAGGGAACCGTGGAAGTGGCGAATCGACGGACGGACGAGCAGACGAAGCGATTGTCGGCCGGCTTTCAGGTCGAAATGCAGACCGGCCGGCTGGGCGACCCGCGACCGGTCGACTTGTACACGGTTGCTGCTTGGCGACGAGGCCGGCTCGTGGTCAACGGCGCGCCGCTTGAGCAAGTCATCAACGACGTGCGTCGTTACCATCCGGGCATGATTCTGTTGTGGAATCGAGACCTGGCATCCACGCAGGTCACCGGAACCTATAATCTCGAAGAACCATCAAAGATCCTCGCACTTCTGACAAAGACCTTCCCCCTCCGTTCGGTCGCCGTCACGGACCGATTCATCGTTCTGTATTAG
- a CDS encoding RNA polymerase sigma factor: protein MTLSYAQIEHLFHQYRDELTRRLLTMVQSRETAADLVQETYLRLLGLADRQVVEQPRALLHRIATNLAIDHARREKNRLHDSGDAEATLNVASPVPSQERQLQAKQRFHRFLQSTEVLPPRTREAFLLYRVYGYTYREIARRMGISESAVEKLLMRALDQFCRSVETQDSSD, encoded by the coding sequence ATGACGCTGTCTTACGCGCAAATAGAACACCTGTTCCATCAGTACCGTGACGAGCTCACGCGACGGCTCTTGACGATGGTCCAGTCGAGGGAAACGGCGGCGGATCTCGTCCAGGAGACCTATTTACGACTTCTGGGGCTGGCCGATAGACAAGTGGTCGAACAGCCGCGTGCATTGCTGCATCGTATCGCCACTAATCTCGCCATCGATCATGCAAGAAGGGAAAAGAACCGGCTGCATGATAGCGGCGATGCGGAGGCGACGCTGAACGTCGCATCGCCCGTCCCATCACAGGAACGTCAACTCCAGGCCAAGCAGAGATTTCATCGCTTTCTTCAGTCGACTGAAGTTCTACCTCCGCGAACCAGAGAAGCCTTTCTGCTCTATCGCGTGTACGGGTACACCTATAGGGAAATTGCCCGTCGAATGGGTATATCGGAAAGCGCCGTGGAAAAATTATTGATGCGCGCCCTTGATCAATTCTGTCGCAGCGTTGAGACGCAGGACTCGTCCGACTGA
- a CDS encoding TonB-dependent receptor, with product MDRWVGHVRRRHWAWLRPGVMAFVGALRLLSVDGEISHAAEPVVQSPAVLLAQANQAAQGTVEFNIPAQELNSALLTFADRSGVQVFYDADRMTGLHTQGVAGPFTWQDALRQLLLGTGMEYRVTGERTVTIQKSDSADLVPGAIAAGAAVGVGAGAAAAAAAADSGGASSEGAAGGKPVKVPEILVKDVKKRETQELDNLPPEYAGGDVARGGRVGILGNKDIMDTPFTQMNYTSKLVQDQQVRFLTDVLRNDPSVQIVQPASTGFTNFSIRGFPVGADSTFFNGFMGIAPTADSTMMTEGAERFEVLRGPSALLNGAAPGNTTGGMINVVPKRAGEEALTQLTAQYISDTQFGGHADISRRFGKDNQFGVRINGVYRNGDLPVNHSSLESALVTAGLDYRGDFIRLSADFGYQQQEARGARRQFGVGAGVTALPEPPDLHINANQPWEFNDTRVLYGTLRGEIDVNKYLTALAGFGTNWTQRESIFTNREIDSSAGTLSASGNTVRQLVSKTQILTFDAGLRGSFHTGPVHHQTVAAYTLYSSEFRLTNLRSGVPASNIYNPVFAPEPPASNMPTLSDAKPFSETQLSGAVLGDTLSILDKRVELTAGVRFQQIKSTNFDATTGAVTSDYDKSAATPMVGLVVKPWKNVSVYGNYVEGLQQGPTAPANAANFGEVFAPFVSKGYEVGTKVDFGRIVTTLAAFQITQPSGFINPATNVFGVDGEQRNRGIEFTAFGEVMEGLRLLGGTSYIDAELTKTAGGVNEGNKAPIFPFQFTLYGEWDLPFMKALTLTSRVTHASSQYINIANTQQIREWTQLDIGARYRFERSNGKPITVRANLDNALNTNAWYGSSSGNSIFVRDPRTFLLSATFDF from the coding sequence ATGGATCGATGGGTAGGTCACGTTCGGCGTCGTCATTGGGCATGGCTGAGGCCTGGCGTGATGGCGTTCGTCGGTGCTTTGAGACTGCTATCCGTTGACGGGGAGATCTCTCACGCAGCTGAGCCGGTCGTACAGTCACCGGCCGTCCTCCTGGCGCAGGCGAATCAAGCGGCGCAAGGGACGGTCGAATTCAATATTCCTGCTCAGGAACTGAATAGTGCGTTGCTGACGTTTGCTGACCGCAGCGGCGTGCAAGTATTTTACGATGCAGACCGGATGACGGGCCTGCACACCCAAGGTGTTGCGGGCCCATTCACCTGGCAGGATGCCTTGCGCCAGCTGTTGTTAGGAACAGGAATGGAATATCGTGTCACCGGCGAACGGACGGTGACAATTCAGAAAAGCGACTCGGCCGACCTCGTGCCCGGCGCGATCGCCGCAGGGGCCGCCGTAGGAGTGGGCGCGGGGGCTGCGGCCGCAGCGGCAGCCGCCGATTCCGGTGGCGCATCTTCGGAGGGTGCTGCGGGAGGGAAGCCGGTCAAAGTTCCGGAGATTCTGGTGAAAGATGTGAAGAAGCGCGAGACGCAGGAACTGGACAATCTTCCGCCGGAGTATGCTGGCGGAGACGTCGCTCGCGGCGGCCGAGTGGGCATCCTTGGTAACAAGGACATCATGGATACACCGTTCACGCAGATGAATTATACGTCAAAGCTTGTGCAGGATCAGCAAGTGCGCTTTCTGACCGATGTGCTAAGAAACGATCCATCCGTACAAATTGTTCAACCGGCTTCGACGGGATTTACGAACTTCTCAATCCGTGGGTTTCCCGTTGGTGCCGATAGCACATTCTTCAATGGCTTCATGGGAATCGCTCCCACAGCCGATAGCACAATGATGACAGAAGGCGCAGAGCGATTTGAAGTCTTGAGGGGTCCCAGCGCCCTACTCAATGGGGCCGCTCCCGGGAACACCACGGGAGGAATGATCAATGTCGTACCAAAGCGGGCCGGAGAGGAAGCGCTAACTCAGCTGACCGCTCAATACATCTCCGATACCCAGTTCGGCGGACATGCGGATATCAGCCGCCGATTCGGTAAGGACAATCAGTTTGGTGTTCGTATTAATGGCGTCTATCGCAATGGTGATTTGCCAGTTAACCATTCGTCTCTTGAGTCAGCGTTGGTAACGGCGGGCCTTGATTATCGCGGCGACTTCATTCGACTCTCGGCCGACTTCGGATATCAGCAGCAGGAAGCAAGGGGGGCTAGACGACAATTTGGTGTGGGTGCTGGGGTAACGGCTTTGCCCGAGCCCCCTGACCTCCATATCAATGCAAACCAACCTTGGGAATTCAATGACACGCGTGTTCTGTATGGCACTCTCCGCGGCGAGATCGATGTCAATAAATACCTCACAGCGCTTGCTGGGTTTGGCACAAATTGGACGCAGCGTGAGAGTATATTTACCAATCGAGAAATTGACAGTTCGGCAGGCACACTTTCGGCTTCTGGCAACACGGTTCGACAATTGGTTTCGAAAACTCAGATCTTGACCTTCGACGCCGGGCTGCGCGGTTCTTTCCATACTGGTCCTGTCCATCATCAAACAGTTGCAGCCTACACTCTATACTCATCAGAATTTCGTCTCACGAACTTGCGTTCCGGGGTCCCTGCTTCAAATATCTACAATCCAGTATTCGCGCCGGAGCCACCCGCATCTAACATGCCAACTCTAAGCGATGCCAAGCCCTTTTCAGAAACTCAGCTCTCCGGAGCCGTGCTTGGGGATACCCTTTCAATTCTTGATAAACGCGTGGAATTGACTGCCGGTGTCAGATTTCAACAAATCAAGTCAACTAATTTTGACGCTACGACTGGTGCCGTAACAAGCGATTATGACAAGTCCGCTGCAACTCCTATGGTGGGGCTGGTAGTTAAACCGTGGAAGAATGTCTCAGTTTATGGAAACTATGTCGAGGGACTGCAACAAGGCCCCACAGCTCCTGCGAACGCTGCAAATTTTGGTGAAGTCTTTGCTCCGTTTGTCTCAAAGGGGTATGAAGTGGGCACTAAAGTTGATTTCGGTCGTATTGTCACAACGTTGGCAGCCTTTCAAATTACCCAGCCAAGCGGTTTCATCAATCCTGCGACGAATGTGTTTGGTGTGGATGGAGAGCAACGCAACCGGGGAATAGAATTCACAGCCTTCGGAGAAGTGATGGAGGGGTTACGCCTTCTTGGCGGCACGAGCTATATCGACGCCGAGTTGACCAAGACAGCAGGTGGAGTCAATGAAGGAAATAAGGCACCGATCTTCCCATTTCAGTTCACACTTTATGGCGAATGGGATTTGCCCTTCATGAAGGCCCTCACGCTTACGAGCCGCGTAACGCATGCCTCATCGCAATACATTAATATTGCTAACACCCAACAGATAAGGGAATGGACTCAATTGGATATTGGGGCACGCTATCGCTTCGAACGTTCTAACGGCAAACCGATCACCGTCCGCGCTAATCTAGACAATGCACTTAATACTAACGCATGGTACGGAAGTTCCTCAGGGAACAGTATTTTTGTGAGAGATCCCCGCACTTTCCTGCTCTCAGCCACGTTCGATTTTTGA
- a CDS encoding FecR family protein, translating into MTATTMSSDLRHQEIFAEAAQWVVRLGAESVTEAERAACRRWKAQSPVHEAAFDHAEGMWRHVAQVGQMSHESGISAKAAPSLASVNRSRWLPIAACCAGLALASIFLFEEVRVLMTADYRTVAGERREVALPDNSRVTLNTGSAIALHFDDHERRVELLNGEALFVAAPMQGAETRPFVVSAGSSRARAMGTQFLVRRTGRTEEVTVIEHRVAVSLQRESAFMPVVVDAGHRVRYDSVSGLGAVADANIDQATSWQRGRLMFDRMPLDEVIAEINRYRRGRIVVLNKELAGRRVSGVVMIDKIDDSLSLITSELGATTTSLSPLLTFLY; encoded by the coding sequence ATGACCGCTACGACCATGTCATCTGACTTGAGACATCAAGAGATTTTCGCAGAAGCCGCCCAATGGGTCGTTCGTCTCGGCGCTGAGTCGGTGACCGAGGCGGAGCGCGCGGCCTGCCGTCGATGGAAGGCGCAGAGTCCGGTTCATGAGGCTGCGTTCGATCACGCCGAGGGAATGTGGCGTCATGTCGCACAGGTCGGACAGATGTCTCACGAATCTGGAATCTCGGCGAAAGCGGCGCCGTCTCTGGCGTCAGTCAACCGGTCGCGGTGGCTGCCGATCGCGGCTTGCTGCGCGGGCCTGGCGCTCGCCTCGATCTTCCTATTCGAAGAGGTCCGTGTCTTGATGACGGCCGATTATCGGACGGTTGCCGGAGAGCGGCGTGAGGTGGCCTTGCCGGACAACTCGCGGGTCACATTGAACACAGGCAGCGCCATTGCCCTGCATTTTGACGATCATGAACGGCGGGTCGAACTCCTGAACGGGGAAGCGCTCTTCGTCGCGGCTCCCATGCAAGGTGCCGAGACGCGTCCGTTTGTCGTGTCGGCGGGCTCCAGCAGGGCTCGCGCGATGGGGACACAGTTTCTGGTTCGCCGGACAGGCCGCACTGAAGAGGTGACGGTTATCGAGCATCGAGTGGCCGTGTCCTTGCAGCGGGAATCGGCATTTATGCCAGTCGTGGTCGATGCAGGACACCGGGTTCGGTACGATTCCGTCTCCGGGTTGGGAGCGGTGGCCGACGCCAATATCGACCAGGCCACGTCATGGCAGCGGGGCCGCTTGATGTTCGATCGCATGCCACTGGACGAGGTCATTGCCGAGATCAATCGCTACCGGCGCGGCCGCATCGTCGTCTTGAACAAGGAACTGGCGGGCAGGCGCGTCAGCGGTGTGGTCATGATCGATAAGATCGACGATTCCCTCTCTCTGATCACATCCGAATTGGGCGCGACCACAACCTCCCTATCTCCTCTTCTCACGTTCCTCTACTAG
- a CDS encoding RNA polymerase sigma factor: MSTEKDLGSLFLAHRPELQAWLTRKLRCPHMAADFTQDIFLRLAELPASKVIGNVRSYLYRSAHNLVIDHFRKAERQQTFPTAHEQLLDIPEERAPADVALSAHQEWVRLQAVLGNLPERTQHIFMLNRVDGLTYTQVASRLGISESSVQKHLSKALLEVMTHCHSREHGET; this comes from the coding sequence GTGTCGACTGAAAAAGACCTCGGGTCGTTGTTTCTTGCCCACAGGCCGGAGCTCCAGGCCTGGCTGACCAGAAAGCTCCGCTGCCCGCACATGGCGGCGGACTTCACGCAGGACATTTTTCTGCGCCTGGCGGAACTTCCTGCGTCCAAGGTCATCGGCAACGTCCGCTCATATCTCTACCGCTCGGCGCACAACCTGGTCATCGATCATTTTCGCAAAGCGGAACGGCAACAGACGTTTCCAACCGCTCACGAGCAATTGCTGGATATTCCCGAAGAGCGGGCGCCAGCGGACGTGGCCTTGTCGGCGCATCAGGAGTGGGTGCGGCTCCAGGCCGTGCTCGGGAACCTGCCGGAGCGCACGCAACACATCTTCATGCTGAATCGGGTGGACGGGTTGACGTACACTCAGGTGGCGAGCCGTCTGGGAATTTCGGAAAGCTCCGTCCAGAAGCATCTGTCGAAGGCCCTGCTCGAAGTCATGACGCATTGTCACAGCCGGGAGCATGGCGAAACATGA
- a CDS encoding TonB-dependent receptor — translation MLALFTVTCVASHSAAADGRSESASDDRKIDFNIPQQPVSSALHAFAGQTGWEVSSPADVSEGRTSPGVQGTFVPEDGLKAMLAGTGLTYRLIGPQTATIERETSSGVVPAVVAAGAAGAATGAMAAANGSEGYTQTVQKPVKVPEVVVKDVKERPHREELLPEYAGGDVATGGRLGVLGNRDIMDSPFNQTNYSSKVIQNQQIRYMADVLNNDPTARASASTSTGADDFSIRGFNVSNADIYFNGMVGVAPTFFNSMMAESLERVEVLKGPSALLNGIAQQGSIGGTINLVPKRAGADPLTQFTGSYISSTQFGGHADISRRFGSEKQFGVRFNGVYRSGDTPIDYQSRESALGTLALDYQVKRFRVVADLGYQYQNMQAIRDFTTVSSGVQVPKVPNNRGNYDGPHDFNKPQVYYGDLRGEYDILDQLTVFAAVGGSYRNSRYVLTNRNITDAAGDLEPTSTQLIAETMAAWTVEGGLQGRFVTGPVRHQATLAYTYFNRFRKEGSGPFTDVPQSNIYNPTFGPAPDTSVDPALHKIQDMTLTGTTLADTLSMFDERLQLTVAGRLQTIDNTRFTANTGSIRSTYYESAVTPMVGLVVKPWQRVSLYANYIQGLQQGPVAPLTSANAGEIFAPFVTTQYEFGGKVDFGHLGTSLAFYQIAQPSGFVNPTTNVFGINGEQRHRGMDFNIFGELTEGVRLLGGAAFIDSELTKTEDGLNDGHRGIAVPRWRFVLGGEWDTPFLSGFTLFARGTHNTSMFLDQANTQEVPGWARLDLGARYMFLQPNGKPVTIRANVTNVLDSGYWDANSFGQLTVSDPRVFWLSATIDF, via the coding sequence GTGCTGGCTCTCTTCACCGTCACATGTGTGGCGAGCCACAGCGCGGCTGCGGACGGCCGGTCCGAGAGCGCATCCGATGATCGAAAGATCGACTTCAACATTCCGCAGCAACCGGTTTCATCAGCCTTGCATGCCTTCGCTGGACAGACCGGCTGGGAAGTCAGCAGCCCGGCGGACGTGTCGGAAGGGAGGACATCTCCTGGCGTGCAAGGAACATTTGTGCCTGAGGATGGCCTCAAAGCAATGTTGGCAGGCACCGGATTGACCTATCGGTTGATCGGACCTCAAACGGCCACCATCGAGCGCGAGACCTCATCCGGCGTCGTGCCTGCCGTAGTGGCTGCAGGAGCGGCAGGCGCGGCCACCGGCGCCATGGCTGCAGCTAACGGATCGGAGGGGTACACCCAAACCGTTCAGAAGCCGGTCAAAGTTCCGGAAGTCGTCGTGAAGGATGTCAAGGAGCGTCCGCACCGGGAGGAATTGCTGCCAGAGTACGCAGGAGGTGATGTTGCGACGGGCGGGAGACTTGGAGTGCTCGGCAACCGGGACATCATGGACTCGCCGTTCAATCAGACGAATTACAGTTCCAAAGTCATTCAGAACCAACAGATTCGGTACATGGCCGATGTCCTCAATAACGATCCGACAGCGCGCGCGAGTGCATCCACATCGACAGGTGCGGACGATTTCAGCATTCGGGGTTTTAACGTCAGCAATGCGGATATCTATTTCAATGGCATGGTCGGTGTGGCTCCAACATTTTTTAACTCGATGATGGCTGAGTCTCTCGAACGGGTGGAAGTGCTCAAAGGACCCAGCGCCCTATTGAACGGCATCGCTCAACAGGGCAGCATCGGCGGCACCATCAATCTGGTTCCGAAGCGTGCCGGCGCCGACCCGCTGACTCAGTTTACCGGCTCTTATATTTCCTCCACACAATTCGGGGGGCATGCTGACATCTCCCGACGCTTTGGATCAGAGAAGCAATTCGGTGTCCGGTTCAACGGCGTATACAGGAGCGGCGACACCCCGATAGACTATCAGTCACGAGAGTCTGCCCTGGGTACACTGGCACTTGATTATCAGGTCAAGAGATTTCGCGTCGTCGCGGATCTGGGCTATCAATATCAAAACATGCAAGCCATCCGTGACTTCACGACTGTTTCTTCCGGAGTACAAGTACCGAAGGTGCCCAACAATCGAGGAAACTACGATGGTCCGCACGACTTCAACAAACCTCAGGTGTATTACGGCGACTTGCGAGGCGAATACGACATATTAGATCAGTTGACCGTATTTGCTGCGGTGGGCGGTAGCTATCGCAATTCTCGCTATGTCTTGACCAATCGCAACATCACCGATGCGGCCGGTGATCTGGAACCGACCAGCACGCAGTTGATCGCTGAAACAATGGCCGCCTGGACGGTCGAAGGAGGCTTGCAAGGACGGTTTGTGACTGGTCCTGTGCGACACCAGGCGACACTTGCCTATACATATTTCAACAGATTTCGAAAGGAAGGATCGGGGCCATTTACGGACGTTCCCCAATCCAATATCTACAACCCGACATTTGGACCAGCACCGGATACCTCTGTCGATCCAGCCCTCCATAAGATACAGGACATGACTCTGACAGGAACGACGCTGGCCGACACGCTGTCCATGTTCGACGAACGACTACAATTGACCGTCGCGGGACGATTGCAGACGATCGACAATACCAGATTTACGGCGAACACCGGATCGATTCGGAGCACCTACTATGAAAGCGCCGTCACTCCGATGGTAGGACTGGTTGTCAAGCCATGGCAGCGTGTCTCTCTTTACGCCAACTATATTCAGGGGCTTCAGCAGGGACCTGTCGCTCCACTGACCTCAGCCAATGCCGGAGAAATATTCGCACCCTTCGTCACCACGCAATATGAATTCGGCGGCAAGGTGGATTTCGGGCATCTTGGGACAAGCTTGGCCTTCTACCAGATTGCCCAGCCGTCTGGATTCGTCAACCCCACGACGAATGTGTTTGGGATTAACGGCGAACAACGTCACCGCGGCATGGACTTTAATATCTTCGGTGAATTGACAGAAGGCGTACGGCTACTGGGAGGTGCAGCGTTTATTGATTCCGAACTTACGAAGACCGAAGACGGTTTAAACGATGGGCACCGCGGCATTGCTGTTCCTAGGTGGCGATTCGTGCTGGGCGGGGAATGGGATACCCCCTTTCTTTCTGGATTCACCCTGTTTGCGCGAGGCACCCACAATACTTCCATGTTCCTCGATCAGGCGAACACACAGGAAGTTCCAGGTTGGGCACGCTTGGATCTGGGCGCGCGCTATATGTTCTTACAGCCGAACGGCAAACCTGTGACTATTAGGGCCAATGTGACCAATGTACTGGATAGCGGCTATTGGGATGCCAATTCCTTCGGTCAGCTTACGGTGAGCGATCCCCGTGTGTTCTGGTTGTCAGCCACTATCGATTTTTGA